A stretch of DNA from Piliocolobus tephrosceles isolate RC106 chromosome 21, ASM277652v3, whole genome shotgun sequence:
accctgggcaagtcaccgCACCTCCCTGGGCCTAATTCATCATGCTTCGTGTGAAACCCTTGAGGTCTGCTGCGTTTTGGCATTCTGATATTAGAAACATAATAATAGTTACCACAGGTTTTATAACATCTTAGTGGTCTTGAAACATGGGAATTTCTAGAATGAAATGTTTGGATAGTCACGAGTGGGATCAATAGAAGCTTTACTTTCATGTgaccgtgcgcggtggctcacatcggtaatcccagcactttggaaggccaagctgggtggatcatctgaggccaggagttcgagaccagcctggccaacatggcgaaaccctgtctctactaaaaatacaaaaaaattagccgggcgtggtggtgggtgcctgtagtcccagctactcgggaggctgaggcaggagaatggcgtgaacccgggaggcggagcttgcagtgagctcagtgcagagatggcgccactgcactccagcctgggcaacagagccagactccgtctcaaaaaaaaaaaaaaacttattacccacaaagcatttagaacagtgtctggcatcaAAGACTTGTTCAATGTGTCTTAGTTGCTGGTattagtatttttactttttattatttatttattttggggatgggggtctccctgtcatgcaggctggagtgcagtggcatgatcacagttcactgcagccttgacctcctggactcaagcgatcctcccatcttagccttctgagtagctgggaccacaggtgcacaccaccacacagggctaatttttgtatttattcgtagagacaggggtcttgctttgttgaccaggattgtcttcaactcctgggctccagggatcctcccacctcagcctcccaaagtgctgggattactggtgtgaaccaccatgcccagccttatttttttcatttttaaaactaatgcgtagtggccgggcaaggtggttcacgcctgtaatatcccagcactttgagaggccaaggcaggcagatcacttgagatcgggagttcaagaccagcctggccaacatggtgaaaccccgtctctactaaaaatacaaaattggccgggcacggtagctcacgcttgtaatcccagcactttgggaggccgaggtgggtggatcacgaggtcaggagatcgagaccagcctgaccaacatggtgaaaccccgtctctactaaaaatacaaaaattagccaggtgtggtggcacacgcctgtaatcccagctactcgggagactgaggcaggagaatcgctagaacctggcaggcagagatggcagtgagccgagactgtgcaactgcactccagcctgggtgacagagcaagactctgtctcaaaaataaaataaaataatgtatcacTGGCATGGAATAAAATATCCTCATTTTAAGTGTAGTTTGGGGAGTCCTAACAGTTGCCTTCCGTCATGTAACCACCATGCCAGTGTAGCACGTGGTCTTGAACGTGCTACAGTCACCCCAGAAAGCTCTCTCACACCCTTCCCTGTCTGCCCCAGACACCTCATCTGCCCACACACGCAGAGACGCCCGCTTAGAACACCCAGAACACAGTGTGGACGGATCCACCGCGCCAGCTCCTTTGGGTTCGGCTTCTTTTGCTCAGCGTCACCCCGGAGAGATTCTTCCGGGGGTCACAGTAGCCAGGTCCCTTTTGTGGCTGAGCCGCAGCATCCTCCACACGGCCACACCTCGCAGTGTTCGTCCATTCACCTGCTGATTATCATTTGGGCCGTCTCCAGCTTAGGCAgtccagagaaaaaaaatgctgtgaaCACCCACGTAGAAGCCGTTGCGTGGACATCTGCCTTCATTTCTCTTGAGGAAATACCCAGGAATGGAACAGCCAGGTCGGATGGCCACtctagttttaacttttttttcaaaagttttttcttcctcaatcccaaaattcttgtttttacatttctttttaaagtcttttttgtagagacaaggtctcccaatgttgcccagactggcctcagaggcttctgggctcaggtgatcctctcaccttggcctcccaaagtgctgggattatagacatgagccactgtgtctggcccccagaattctttttttttttttttttttgagatggagtcttgctctgtcacccagactggagtgtggtgacacgatctcagctcacagcaacctctgcctcccaggttcagacaagtctcctgcctcagcctcccaagtagctgggattacagtcatgtgccaccacgcccagctaatttttatatttttagtagagacggggtttcaccatgttggccaggctggtcttgaactcctgacctcaggtgatctacccccctgcagcctcccaaagtgctggcatacaggtgtcagccaccacgcctggttatcCCCAAAATTCTTGAATCCAGTGAGTTTTAACTTTGTAAGTAACTATCTTTTTTTCGTTTTCTTGTTTGTTcgtttttcattctttctttctttttttttttttttttttgagacagggttttacttcattgcccaggctagcgtgcagtagcgtgatcagggctcactgcagacttCCCTTTCcaggctcacgcaatcctcccacctcagcctccctagtagcagggacaacaggcacatgccaccacgcctggctaatttgtttattttattttatttttatttttgtagagatggggtttatgtGCTGTTGCCCGGtctgatcttgatctcctgggctcaagtgatctgcccacttcagcctcccaaagtgctgggattacaggcatgagccaccccgtgCCTAGTCCCCCAAAATTCTTGAatccagtttttttgtttatttctacacgaaatcttgctctgttgcccaggcaggagtgcagtggcactatctcgactcactgcaaacttcgcctcctgggttcaagtgattcttgtgcctcagtctcccaagtagctgggattacaggcacacgccaccacacctggctaatttttgtatttttagtagagacagggtttcaccatgttggccaggctggtctcgaactcctgacctcaagtgatccacctgcctcggcctcccaaagtgctgccattacaggcctgagccaccgcacccagccttgactCCAGTTTTAACTTCATAAGAAACTCATCAAACCATGTTGCAATGTGGTCGTACCGTCACAGCACAGCACGGGAGATCCAGCCACCCGACCCCGCCTGCTCCCGGGACCTTGGTGATCCCCCCACAGCCCTTGTCAGTATCTCCGTGACTGATCCGTGTCTCCCTCTCCCCAGGTGATCCGGACGGACACGTTCAAGCACTTGCGGCACCTGGAGATTCTGCAGCTGAGCAAGAACCTGGTGCGCAAGATCGAGGTGGGTGCCTTCAACGGGCTGCCCAGCCTCAACACGCTGGAGCTTTTTGACAACCGGCTGACCACGGTGCCCACGCAGGCCTTCGAGTACCTGTCCAAGCTGCGGGAGCTCTGGCTGCGCAACAACCCCATCGAGAGCATCCCCTCGTACGCTTTCAACCGCGTGCCCTCGCTGCGGCGCCTGGACCTGGGCGAGCTCAAGCGGCTGGAGTACATCTCGGAGGCGGCCTTTGAGGGGCTGGTCAACCTGCGCTACCTCAACCTGGGCATGTGCAACCTCAAGGACATCCCCAACCTGACTGCCCTGGTGCGCCTGGAGGAGCTGGAGCTGTCGGGCAACCGACTGGACCTGATCCGCCCGGGCTCCTTCCAGGGTCTCACCAGTCTGCGCAAGCTGTGGCTCATGCACGCCCAGGTAGCCACCATCGAGCGCAACGCCTTCGACGACCTCAAGTCGCTGGAGGAGCTCAACCTGTCCCACAACAACCTGATGTCGCTGCCCCACGACCTCTTCACGCCCCTGCACCGCCTCGAGCGCGTGCACCTCAACCACAACCCCTGGCATTGCAACTGCGACGTGCTCTGGCTGAGCTGGTGGCTCAAAGAGACGGTGCCCAGCAACACGACGTGCTGCGCCCGCTGTCATGCGCCCGCCGGCCTCAAGGGGCGCTACATTGGGGAGCTGGACCAGTCACATTTCACCTGCTATGCGCCAGTCATCGTGGAGCCACCCACTGACCTCAACGTCACCGAGGGCATGGCTGCCGAGCTCAAATGCCGCACGGGCACCTCCATGACCTCCGTCAACTGGCTGACGCCCAACGGCACCCTCATGACCCACGGCTCCTACCGCGTGCGCATCTCCGTCCTGCATGACGGCACGCTCAACTTCACCAACGTCACCGTGCAGGACACGGGCCAGTACACGTGCATGGTGACGAACTCGGCCGGCAACACCACCGCCTCGGCCACGCTCAACGTCTCGGCCGTGGACCCCGTGGCGGCCGGGGGCACCGGCGGCGGGGGCGGCCCTGGGGGCGGTGGTGGTGTTGGAGGGGGCAGTGGTGGCTACACCTACTTCACCACAGTGACCGTGGAGACCCTGGAGACGCAGCCCGGAGAGGAGGCCCTGCAGCCGCGGGGGACGGAGAAGGAACCGCCGGGGCCCACGACGGATGGGGTCTGGGGCGGGGGCCGGCCCGGGGACACGGCCGGCCCTGCCTCGTCGTCTACCACGGCACCCGCGCCGCGCTCCTCGCGGCCCACGGAGAAGGCGTTCACGGTGCCCATCACGGATGTGACGGAGAACGCCCTCAAGGACCTGGACGACGTCATGAAGACCACCAAGATCATCATTGGCTGCTTCGTGGCCATCACGTTCATGGCCGCGGTGATGCTCGTGGCCTTCTACAAGCTGCGCAAGCAGCACCAGCTCCACAAGCACCACGGGCCCACGCGCACCGTGGAGATCATCAACGTGGAGGACGAGCTGCCCGCCGCCTCGGCCGTGTCCGTGGCCGCCGCGGCCGCCGTGGCTGGTGGGGGTGGCGTGGGCGGGGACAGCCACCTGGCCCTGCCCGCCCTGGAGCGAGACCACCTCAACCACCACCACTACGTGGCTGCCGCCTTCAAGGCGCACTACAGCAGCAACCCCAGCGGCGGGGGCTGCGGGGGCAAAGGCCCGCCCGGCCTCAACTCCATCCACGAACCTCTGCTCTTCAAGAGCGGCTCCAAGGAGAACGTGCAAGAGACGCAGATCTGAGGCGGTGGGGCCTGGCAGGCGAGGGGCGTGGAGCCCCCCCCACCCCGGTCCCAGCCCGGGCGCAGCCTGACCGGGACCCCTCCCTCCCACAGCCCAGTCCACCTTCTGGGACCACGCAGGGAATTGGGGAGAGGTGGCTTCCGGCCCCATCTGGGGCTCGGACCCCCAGTGAGGACAGGGTGGGGCTCCAGGAACGGAGTCTCTGGGGTCCTCGCCTCAACCCCGCCAATCCCCGGTGACGGGAGGGGACGTGGGACCCAGGAGAAGTGGCGTTTCCTCCTCGCTCTCCCGACCAAGCGTTCCCGGCCCGCCGCCTTCCAGGGGAGAGAGGAGCTTTTTCCAGGGGTGTCCTTTCCCCTCGGCCCCAGATACCCTCCTTTTACGGTTCAGTTTTTGCAGTTTGACGCccgtccctccctcccactcctccGCCCTCAAAACTGAAGAGATGGACACGTCGCCAGAGCTCCCGGCCGGCGGTCCCTGCCGTCGGCACAGGGTGGCAGCCTCCACCCGCCCCAGCCCCACCTGCCCCCACAGACACTTTTGATACTGAAGGGAGGTTTGCGTCAACGACTACCTGCTctgtaattactttaaaaaaaaaaacatggaaaaagtaaaaaaatattttttttggtCATGAAAGCACGGAGGAGAGAAAACAAAGTGAATGTGGGTGGGGGCGGTAGGCGAGGCTGGAGAGCCAGCCTCGCAGCCCCGTTGGGAGGGTGGGCCCGGGGAACCTCCGGCTGGTCTTGGGCCCCTCAGCCTTCGCGCTGGAGACCCCAGAGAAGGTCTGATTCCCTCTCCTCCTAAACTCCTCCCCTAGCACCGCCAACCACACCCAAACCCAGGTGGGAACTTAGAACAAAGGAAATCTATAGTCCCACGGTCCTGGAGGCTGGATGTGATCCAGGTGCCAGGAGGACCAGGCTGTCTCTAAAACCTGGGGGTACCTCGGGGGGCTTCCTGCCTCGccagcttctggtggccccaGGCTGTCCTGGCTGGTGGCTGTATTATATCACCCCAGTCTTTCAGTGCCTGCCCCTGTAACCTCTCAATTCCTCCCTCTTTGTGCATCTGTCTGTGTCcaactgcccccccccccccccgttttttttcattttgagatggggtttcattcttgtcgcccaggctggagtgcagtggcacagtcttggctcactgcaacctctgcttcccagcttcaagcgattctcctccctcagcctccccagtagctgggattacaggcatgcgccaccatgcctggctaaattttgtatttttagtagagacggggtttcaccacgctgaccaggctgctttcaaactcctaacctcaggtgatccactcacctcggcctctcaaagtgctcggattacaggcatgagtcacccgcgcctgacttttttttcttttttttttttttttgagacagagtctcgctctgttgtccaggctggagtgcagtggcacaatttcagctcaccaaagcctctgcctcccaggttcaagtgaatctcctccctcagccccctgagtagctaggattacacgcGCCTACCattacacccaactaatttttgtactattagtacagaaggggtttcaccatgttggccaggtgacctgaactcctgacctgaagtgatccacctgcctcagcctcccaaagtgctgggattataggtgtgagccattgcagcCTGCCTAACCTCCCCTCTTACGAGGAGAGAGGTCAGACTGGACCAGGAGCCCCCACCTCCAGTATGACCTCAGCTCCATCCTTAGAAAAACCCAGTTCCCAAATAAGGTCCCATTCTGAGGCCCTGGAGGTCAGGACTTCTGTGCTTCCCTTTCTGGGCAacaattcaacccacaacaggccccaatCCAGAGTGTCTCCACCGCAGGCCTCCTCAAGGCTGCTCCGGAGGATGGGCGCTGAAGGGGAGGGAGGCCaagtgggaggctggggctgtggCTTCTGGGGCACAGGAGCTGTATTTCCGGCCTGTTCAGTGGGAGGCTGGAGGGCCGGATCGGGTGGGCCTGGGGCATCGGGGCACCACAGTGCCGCCCAGAAGGGcaggaacagagccctcagaggGCAGGGAGAAGCCCCGAGCAGGCCGGGGTGTTGCCTGCACAGTGGGCAGTTGTTGGGGGGATTGGGGGAGGGGGTGATGATGTCTCTTGGGGGGTCAAGGCCGCTGAGTTGCAGCCCCTGGAGGGCTGGGGCTGGCCGGGGCTGCCATCTCACACCActgggggaggcagagggagtgaCAGAGCCATGCAGGGTCTTCTAGCGCCTTCCCACGCTGAGGTGGCTTCGGGGATACAGCCCTGAAGACACATAGGCCTGCGCCCAGCCCCTTCTCCCCTCACAGTGACCCAGCCTGGACCCCGTATACGGCAGCTATGGGCACTGTGGGGACACTCAGGCC
This window harbors:
- the LRRC4B gene encoding leucine-rich repeat-containing protein 4B codes for the protein MARARGSPCPPLPPGRMSWPHGALLFLWLFSPPLGAGGGGVAVTSAAGGGSPPATSCPAACSCSNQASRVICTRRDLAEVPASIPVNTRYLNLQENGIQVIRTDTFKHLRHLEILQLSKNLVRKIEVGAFNGLPSLNTLELFDNRLTTVPTQAFEYLSKLRELWLRNNPIESIPSYAFNRVPSLRRLDLGELKRLEYISEAAFEGLVNLRYLNLGMCNLKDIPNLTALVRLEELELSGNRLDLIRPGSFQGLTSLRKLWLMHAQVATIERNAFDDLKSLEELNLSHNNLMSLPHDLFTPLHRLERVHLNHNPWHCNCDVLWLSWWLKETVPSNTTCCARCHAPAGLKGRYIGELDQSHFTCYAPVIVEPPTDLNVTEGMAAELKCRTGTSMTSVNWLTPNGTLMTHGSYRVRISVLHDGTLNFTNVTVQDTGQYTCMVTNSAGNTTASATLNVSAVDPVAAGGTGGGGGPGGGGGVGGGSGGYTYFTTVTVETLETQPGEEALQPRGTEKEPPGPTTDGVWGGGRPGDTAGPASSSTTAPAPRSSRPTEKAFTVPITDVTENALKDLDDVMKTTKIIIGCFVAITFMAAVMLVAFYKLRKQHQLHKHHGPTRTVEIINVEDELPAASAVSVAAAAAVAGGGGVGGDSHLALPALERDHLNHHHYVAAAFKAHYSSNPSGGGCGGKGPPGLNSIHEPLLFKSGSKENVQETQI